In the genome of Solidesulfovibrio fructosivorans JJ], the window GATATCCCCGCCGAAGCCCCGGATACGGGAGGCAAGGGAGGAGAGGCTTTCGCGCAGCACCCCCGCCGCCTCGGAGAAATGGCGGTCGGCGCTTTTGAGTTGGGAATCCTGCAGAGTGAGGACATCGGCGACGAAGGCCAGCAAATCGCGGGCGTCCTCGCCGGCGTCGTCGTGCTTGGGATCGGTTTCGAGCACTCCGGCCACTTCGGCCAGGGCGCGCTCGGCGTGCTCGATCTGCTGGCGGACGATATCGTGGGACTGCAGCGAACGTACCGCCTGGCCGATATCGGTCTCTATCTCGCCGGCGGTCAGGGACAGCTGGCGGGAGACCTCGGCGGATCGGCCGGCCATTTCGGCCACGCTTTCGATATTGGCCGTCAGTTCCCGGGAAATGACGTCGTAGCAGTGCTCCTGGGCCTTGATGATGCCCCTGGTCCGCTCCCTGGCCGCCTGCACATGGCCGCGCAGGGTTTCGACCTTGGCGGCGATGGCCCCGCAGTGGTCCACGATCAGGTGGGCGAGCTTCTCCACGTCGTCAGCCAGGGTGGAAAAACCGCGCCCGTCAGCGCCGAGCCGGGCGCTTTCGATGCGGGTGGCAATGCCGAGCATACTCAAGTGCTTGACGATCTTGGAGAAGGCGGAGGTTATGCCGGAGAGTTCCTCGACGATCCTGCCCACGTTTTCGATGTCGGCCAGGCTGCGGCGGCCGGCATCGTTGATCGAGACGTCGGTCAGGGTGGTCAGCTCGCCGGAGAGGCGACCGAGGGCGGCGTGCATGTCTTCGCCGGCGGTTTGCTCCACCAGCTCCTGGGCATGGCGAGAGATGTCCTCGCAGCCCGATTGCAGGGCCATGAGATTTTCCCCAAGGCCGAGAAAATCCCGCTCGCGCCCTTTCATGAGAGACGACAGGCCGTGCTCCATGCCGCCAAGGACGGCACGGCATTGTCGCAACATTTCGAGAGTGGGCTGCGCGTGGTGTATGGTATCGGCCATTGTCCCCATCCCCGCCTCTTCGGCTTTTACGAAAAGCCGCACCGGACGCTCGCGCTTGATACTGCCGCGCGCATTTCAAAACGACACCCACGGACGGTATGCCGGGGTAATGGTGAAGCTACACGTTTTTTTGCGAAGTTCAAAGAATTCCTTTGCCGACGCAAGGCTCGCGCGACAACGTCACCGAAACGGCACCGTATTTCCCCGCGCGGCCCGCGGCTACTGGCCTGCAATGCCCGGCAAAATGAACTTGTTAGGTTGCTTATAAAAAGAAAGCAAGAAGTCCGGTGGGAACGCGTCAACGGCGGCGCAGTCGCTTGACGACCCAAACGACGGCAATGACCACGGCGGCCAGCCCCAATATGGCCAGTTCGACATGATGCACGTTGTCGATCAGCCGGATCAGCACGTTTTCCAGAATGCTGCCGAAGGCATAGCCGGCCGAGGCGAAGACCACGGCCCATATGCCCGCGCCGATGGCGTTGAGCAAGAAGAACTTGTGCACGGTGATGTCGGCCGTGCCGAGGACGAAGGGCGTGAGATTGCGCAGACCGTAGAAAAACCGAAAGGAAAGGATCAGGATTTCGTGATATTTCTTGAGCATGGTGTGGACCCGCTCGGCCCGGGTCCGCCATTTCTCGCTTTTGTGGATCAGCCGGCGGCCGAAGTGGCGGCCGATGAAAAAGGCGGTCTGGTCTCCGGCCAGGCTGCCGGCAAAGGCAAAAAGGATCACATAGCGCAAATCCAGTCCGAACTGCGGCGATTGGGCGGCGAATCCGGCCAGAAGCAAAATGGTCTCCCCTTCGAGAAAGGTGCCGACAAAAAGGGCGAGGTAGCCGTATTGCTCAATGAGGTGTTTGAAGAATTCGATGGACATCGTCGGCTCCTGACGGGCCTTTGCCCGGTGTCCGCAACGTCTGCGGAAACCTGGGGAAGGTATGCGCTTGGCCGGATTCTGTCCACAACCATGTCGCGACCTTGTCCTCGCCCGCCTTTCCGGATAGGTTTACGCCCCGGTTTTCGAAGAACCTCAACCATTTTGCCGCCAAGGACCGCGCAGGCCACAGCCCATGGAGATCATCGTCAGCATCTCCGACATGAAGGTCACCCACCGGGCCAGGGATGTGCTTGTCACACATGCTTTGGGCTCATGCCTCGGGCTTGCCGCCTACGACCCCACGACCGGCGTGGCCGGGCTCATCCATTGCCTGCTGCCCGTGGCCAGGGACGGCGCCAAGGAGCCTGTCAAAAACCCCTTCATGTATGTTAATCTGGGCGTGCCGCAAATGATGCGAGCCCTGTTCAATAGAGGGGCCACCAAGGAAAACTTGATCCTCAAGGCCGCCGGCTGCGGCCGGATGATGCATATTTCCAACCAGTTCGATACGGGAGCCAACAATTTCGCGGCACTGAAAAAACTGCTGCAGATCAATGAAATGCGCCTGTTGGCCGAGGATGTCGGCGGCACCATTCCGCGCACCATGCGCCTTTTCGCCGAAACGGGCAGGGTTGTGATCTCATCTTGCGGGAGGTCCTGGGATTTATGAACCGACGCGAGGAAATCATCCAAAAGGCCATGGCCATCCCCCAGATGCCCATGCCCGTACAGAAGGTGCTGTCCTATATCGGCAACCCGGAAGCGGATCTGCGCAAACTGGCCCGCATCATCGAATACGACCCGGGGCTCACGGTCAACGTGCTGCGTATGGCCAATTCCTCGTTCTTCGGTTCCGGCGGCAAGGTGACCTCGGTCAAGGAGGCGCTCATGCGCCTGGGGCTGCACCGGGTTTACCAGCTCGTGATCGCCTCCGGCGTCGCGCCCATGACCCGCTTCGCCATCAAGGGCTACGGCCTGCGCCCGGGAGAGCTGCTGGAACATTCCGTGGCCGTGGCCACGGCCTCCGAAACCCTGGCCAGGGAACTGGACCTGGCCGCCCCGCCCCACACCTTCACGGCGGGCCTGCTCGTCAACATCGGCAAGACGGTGCTCGGCTCCTTTCTGGAGGTGGACGCGGCCCCCATCCTGGCCCTGGCCCACGAACGCCAGATTTCCTTCGAGCAGGCCGAGGAGGAAGTCCTCGGCATCAACCACGCCGAACTCGGGGCCATGCTCCTCGAGGGCTGGTCCATCCCGGTCCCCATCGTCAACGTGGTGCGCTACCGCCTGCGCCCCGACGAATGCCCCGAGCCGGACCTGGCCCTGGACCTCGTGCACGTGGGAGACGTCATCGCCAAGATGACCGGCATCGGCATGGGCATCGACGGCATGCAGTACACGCCTTCCGAGGCCGTGTTCGCCCGCCTCGACCTCACCCCCGTCCAGATGGAAAACGTCATGGCCGCCATCCTCGAGCATATCGCCGAAGTACGCGGCATTCTCATGGAAAACACCCTGTAACCGGAAGGACCGATGACGGGCGCGACACGATTCCTGCGGACCCGGGACCTGGGCTATGCCCAGCGGACCTGCGTGGCCAAGGCCGGCAAACTCATGATGCGGACCGGACAGCTGGCGCCGAAGGCCCGGGTCGGCGTGGCCGTTTCCGGCGGCGTGGACAGCCTGGTGATGCTGGCGGTCCTCGCCATCCGACGTCGCATCGTTCCCTTTCCCGTGGAGCTGATGCTGCTCCACTTAAACCCCGGCTTCGACAAGGAAAACCATTTGCCGCTCGTCGATCTGGCGGCGGAGATGGGCCTGGCCGCCCATATCGAAGTCACGGACTTCGGCCCTCGGGCCTTTTCCGAAGAGAACAAAAAAAACTCCCCTTGTTTTTATTGCGCCTGGCTGCGCCGCAAGCGGCTTTTTGACCTGTGCGCCGCCTATGGGCTCACCCACCTGGCCTTCGGCCACAACGCCGACGATCTGGCCGCGACCTTTTTCCTCAACATGTTCCAAAACGGCCGCGTGGACGGCCTGTCCTGCCGGGAATCCTTTTTTCACGGACGGCTGACGGTCATCCGTCCGCTGCTTCTGGTCGACAAAAAAAGCATCATCCGGGCGGCCAAGGCCTGGGAACTGCCGGTCTTCGCCAATCCCTGCCCCATGGCCGGCAAGTCCATGCGCCACGAAGCCGAGGGGTGGATCGCCGGCATCTGCGCCGGCGACAAGAAACGCGCCGTCAACCTGGAGCACGCCCTGGGCCGCTGGCAGCTTGACAAGGACGCATGGCCCGGCTAGCCGCCAACAACGTCGTCATGTTTAAAAACTACCATATCGTCGTTTTCCGGGATCAGCACGGCGTGTGCCGCAAGCTGCGCCTGCGTGGCTGGCTTTTCGCGGCCATCCTTCTCCTGGCCGCCCTGCTCGTGGCCGGCAATGTCTTTTTGGTAAAATATTTTTATAATTATAAACAGATGGAACGCGACGTGACCGCCAAGGAGAAGCAGGCCACGGAGCAGACCACCCAGCTTTTGGCCCTGTCGGAAAAGGTCAAGACCCTGGAGGCCGACCTCACCAGGCTGCGCGGCTTCGACGCCAAGCTGCGCCTCATGGTCGGCCTGGACAAGGAGCCGCGCGACGTTTCCTCGGACGGAGCCGGGGACAAGGATTTCGAAAAAAGATACCTGCCGCTCTACCGCCAGGAAATGCTCACCCGCAAGCTCCACGAATTCCTCGGCCGCCTGCGCCAGACCGCCTCCCTGGAACGCGTACGCCAGCAGGAACTTGTAAGCGCCCTGTCCAAGAAAGGAAGCCTGCCCACCTCCATGCCCATGTCCTGGCCGGTGACCGGCTGGATTTCCTCGCCTTTCGGCGAACGGGTGTCACCGTTTACCGGAAAAAAGGAGCTGCACAAGGGCCTCGACATTTCCGCGCCCATCGGCACGCCGGTGGTGGCTCCGGCCGACGGAACGGTCACCTTCGCCGGCGAGGCCGACGACGGGGGATCCGCCGTGACCGTCGACCACGGCGGCGGCTTGACGACCTCCTACAGCCATCTGCGCGACACGGAAGTCACCGCCGGCCAGACCGTCAAGCGGGGCCAGACCATCGGCCACGTGGGCGACCTCGGCCAATCCACGGGGCCCCATCTGCACTATGAGACGCGCCTTGGCGGCATGCCCGTGGACCCCATGCGCTACATTCTGGAATAGGTCCCCTGGCCCGGCTTTTGCTTGCCTGTCGGCATGAATCTGTTCCAGTTCGACCCCGCCACCGTGTTCAGCTTCGTGCTGACGCTCATGCGCATAAGCCTGGTGGTGTTTCTGCTGCCGTTTTTCGGGGCCAACCTCCTGCCGAACATGGTCAAGGCGGCGTTTTGCCTGATGCTGACCCTGGCCGTCTTTCCCATGCTGTCCTTTCCCGGGACCATGATGCCGGCCAACGTCTGGTCGTTGTCACTCATGCTCCTCGGCGAAGTGGTCATGGGCCTTTTGCTCAACATCCTGGTTCTGTTTCTGTTCGCGGCCGTACAGTGCGCCGGCGCCATCATGGGCTTTTCCATGGGTTTTTCGCTCATGAACAGCATGGACCCCCTGACCGGCGCCTCGGAGTCGGGCCTCGGGCACCTGATGAGCCAGGTGACCACCATGCTTTTTCTGAGCTTGAACGGGCATCTGGTCCTGCTCGGCGGACTGGCGCAGAGCTTCAAGCTGGTGCCGCCGGGAGGGCTGCTCATAAGCCCGGCCCTGGGCGAGCATCTCATCGTCTTTTCCGGACAGATGTTCGTCATGGCGCTTAAAATCGCGGCCCCGATCATGGCCTCGATCTTCCTGGTGGACTTGGCCCTGGCCCTGGTGGCCCGGGCCGCGCCCCAGATGAACGTGCTTTTCATCGGTTTTCCGCTCAAAATCGGCGTGGGCTTTCTCTTCATGACCCTGGTCTTCGGCGCGCTGGCGCTCTATGTCGGGCGCTATGTCGCCGAGATCGGCCCGATGTACACGCTCATGCTCAAGGCGTCGGGATAAACGCCCTTTTCCGCCATGGCCAGAGATCCGAGCAAAACAGAACAAGCCACCCAAAAACGGCGCGACAAAGCCCGTGAAAAAGGGTCGGTCGCCCGCAGCCAGGAACTGCCCAAGCTCACCGTGCTGTTCGCCGGGCTTTTCGTCATCCGTTTGACGATCCGCTCCCTGGGCGACGACCTCAAGGAGGTCTTCACCCTTTTTCTAGGCCAGCGCCTGCACTTCGAAGCCACGGTCGACGCGGTCAACGCCCTTTTCTGGATGCTTTCCGGCAAACTGGCCATGATGCTGCTGCCGCTTCTCGTGGTCATCGCCATCATCGCCTTCATCACCCAGCGGATCCAGGTCGGCAGCATCTGGCACTCGAAACTGTTCGAGCCGGATTTCAGCAACCTGTTCAATCCCATAGCCGCGCTGCAAAAGCTCCTCATCAATCCGAAGACTCTCGTGCAGCTCGGCAAGCAGGTGGCCATGGCCTCGGCCATCGCCGTCGCGCCCTACCTGATTATCAAGAACAAATTCAACGAGTTCCTGCCTCTTTTTTACCAGTCGACCCAATCCCTGACGACTTTTTTGCTGGAAAACGGCTTTACCATGGTGCTCTATACCCTGTTTCCCATGGTGCTGATCGCCGTCCTCGACGTCTGGTACACGCGCTGGGACTATGAGGAAAACCTCAAGATGACCAAGGACGAGGTCAAGGACGAGACCAAGCAGGCCCTCGGCGACCCCGTCGTCAAACAGCAGCAGAGGCGCAAGATGATGGAGGTCATGCAGCGGCGCATGCTCCAGGACGTCCCGAAGGCCGACGTGGTCATCACCAACCCGACCCACCTCGCCTGCGCCCTGCGCTACGATCCCAAGGAATCACCGGCTCCTCTGCTTTTGGCCAAGGGCGCCGATCATCTGGCCGAGAAGATCAAGGAAATCGCCCGGGAAAACCGCATTCCCATCCGGGAGAACAAGCCCCTGGCACAGGCCTTGTATAAGAACGTGGAAATCGGCCAGACCATACCCGAGGACCTCTACCAGGCAGTGGCCTCGATCCTGGCCCAGCTCGACAAGTTCAAGCGTCCCGGCCACAATCGCTGATCGGCCAAGGCCGGGGAAAGGGCGTCAAAATCATGGCGAACACAGCCGAACCGGTCAAATTCAATTACGAGCGCTTCACCAAGCAGGGCGACGTCATGCTGGCCGCCGGCGTGGTGCTGATCCTGTTCGTCATGCTGGTGCCCGTCCCGCCGGCGTTTATCGACCTGATGCTCACCTTCTCCATCTCGGTGAGTCTGGTGGTGCTCATCACCAGCATGTTCATGGGTTCGCCGCTGGAATTCTCCATCTATCCGACCCTGCTTTTGGTCACCACCATGCTGCGCCTGTCCATGAACGTGGCCTCCACGCGCCTGATCCTGCTCCACGGCGACGAGGGCCCCTCGGCCGCCGGCCACGTCATCCAGGCTTTCGGCCAGTTCGTGGTGGGCGGCAACTACATCGTCGGCTGCGTCATCTTTCTGGTTCTTTTCGCCATCAACAAGAAAGTCATCGTCTCCGGCACTACCCGCATCGCCGAAGTGGCCGCCCGCTTCACCCTGGACGCCATGCCGGGCAAGCAGATGGCCATCGAGGCGGACTTGAACGCCGGGATCATAAACGAAAAACAGGCCACGGATCGTCGCGAAGCCATCCGCAAGGAGGCCGACT includes:
- the fliR gene encoding flagellar biosynthetic protein FliR, translated to MNLFQFDPATVFSFVLTLMRISLVVFLLPFFGANLLPNMVKAAFCLMLTLAVFPMLSFPGTMMPANVWSLSLMLLGEVVMGLLLNILVLFLFAAVQCAGAIMGFSMGFSLMNSMDPLTGASESGLGHLMSQVTTMLFLSLNGHLVLLGGLAQSFKLVPPGGLLISPALGEHLIVFSGQMFVMALKIAAPIMASIFLVDLALALVARAAPQMNVLFIGFPLKIGVGFLFMTLVFGALALYVGRYVAEIGPMYTLMLKASG
- a CDS encoding M23 family metallopeptidase, which produces MFKNYHIVVFRDQHGVCRKLRLRGWLFAAILLLAALLVAGNVFLVKYFYNYKQMERDVTAKEKQATEQTTQLLALSEKVKTLEADLTRLRGFDAKLRLMVGLDKEPRDVSSDGAGDKDFEKRYLPLYRQEMLTRKLHEFLGRLRQTASLERVRQQELVSALSKKGSLPTSMPMSWPVTGWISSPFGERVSPFTGKKELHKGLDISAPIGTPVVAPADGTVTFAGEADDGGSAVTVDHGGGLTTSYSHLRDTEVTAGQTVKRGQTIGHVGDLGQSTGPHLHYETRLGGMPVDPMRYILE
- a CDS encoding chemotaxis protein CheD — encoded protein: MEIIVSISDMKVTHRARDVLVTHALGSCLGLAAYDPTTGVAGLIHCLLPVARDGAKEPVKNPFMYVNLGVPQMMRALFNRGATKENLILKAAGCGRMMHISNQFDTGANNFAALKKLLQINEMRLLAEDVGGTIPRTMRLFAETGRVVISSCGRSWDL
- a CDS encoding methyl-accepting chemotaxis protein translates to MADTIHHAQPTLEMLRQCRAVLGGMEHGLSSLMKGRERDFLGLGENLMALQSGCEDISRHAQELVEQTAGEDMHAALGRLSGELTTLTDVSINDAGRRSLADIENVGRIVEELSGITSAFSKIVKHLSMLGIATRIESARLGADGRGFSTLADDVEKLAHLIVDHCGAIAAKVETLRGHVQAARERTRGIIKAQEHCYDVISRELTANIESVAEMAGRSAEVSRQLSLTAGEIETDIGQAVRSLQSHDIVRQQIEHAERALAEVAGVLETDPKHDDAGEDARDLLAFVADVLTLQDSQLKSADRHFSEAAGVLRESLSSLASRIRGFGGDIAGVTGVDSPLTRVQAGIAAVKAELGDFAAQGEALGGIMDSVAATITGMGGSIEAIEEVGAEIELIALNASIKAAHTGEAGAALGVLALAIQHLSADARRQTDAVAAILGDISNAAETLRDNAGKHNDQSEAWRVVGELDAVLADVVATAQKCRSLFAYLRDASDTLGTRAAEVGRGIDFDREIGSRLAAIRRTLNDQLGKARKIVPEGGRGTSARLRELYDRYTMEAERAVHETAFGLAPTGNKDAPGTPAPEAATAGAGGFGDNVELF
- the flhB gene encoding flagellar type III secretion system protein FlhB, yielding MARDPSKTEQATQKRRDKAREKGSVARSQELPKLTVLFAGLFVIRLTIRSLGDDLKEVFTLFLGQRLHFEATVDAVNALFWMLSGKLAMMLLPLLVVIAIIAFITQRIQVGSIWHSKLFEPDFSNLFNPIAALQKLLINPKTLVQLGKQVAMASAIAVAPYLIIKNKFNEFLPLFYQSTQSLTTFLLENGFTMVLYTLFPMVLIAVLDVWYTRWDYEENLKMTKDEVKDETKQALGDPVVKQQQRRKMMEVMQRRMLQDVPKADVVITNPTHLACALRYDPKESPAPLLLAKGADHLAEKIKEIARENRIPIRENKPLAQALYKNVEIGQTIPEDLYQAVASILAQLDKFKRPGHNR
- a CDS encoding tRNA lysidine(34) synthetase encodes the protein MTGATRFLRTRDLGYAQRTCVAKAGKLMMRTGQLAPKARVGVAVSGGVDSLVMLAVLAIRRRIVPFPVELMLLHLNPGFDKENHLPLVDLAAEMGLAAHIEVTDFGPRAFSEENKKNSPCFYCAWLRRKRLFDLCAAYGLTHLAFGHNADDLAATFFLNMFQNGRVDGLSCRESFFHGRLTVIRPLLLVDKKSIIRAAKAWELPVFANPCPMAGKSMRHEAEGWIAGICAGDKKRAVNLEHALGRWQLDKDAWPG
- a CDS encoding HDOD domain-containing protein — translated: MNRREEIIQKAMAIPQMPMPVQKVLSYIGNPEADLRKLARIIEYDPGLTVNVLRMANSSFFGSGGKVTSVKEALMRLGLHRVYQLVIASGVAPMTRFAIKGYGLRPGELLEHSVAVATASETLARELDLAAPPHTFTAGLLVNIGKTVLGSFLEVDAAPILALAHERQISFEQAEEEVLGINHAELGAMLLEGWSIPVPIVNVVRYRLRPDECPEPDLALDLVHVGDVIAKMTGIGMGIDGMQYTPSEAVFARLDLTPVQMENVMAAILEHIAEVRGILMENTL
- a CDS encoding DedA family protein, with the protein product MSIEFFKHLIEQYGYLALFVGTFLEGETILLLAGFAAQSPQFGLDLRYVILFAFAGSLAGDQTAFFIGRHFGRRLIHKSEKWRTRAERVHTMLKKYHEILILSFRFFYGLRNLTPFVLGTADITVHKFFLLNAIGAGIWAVVFASAGYAFGSILENVLIRLIDNVHHVELAILGLAAVVIAVVWVVKRLRRR